TAGGTCATAGGCAGCCATGGATTGAATACTTTCAGCCAATTTGGAATCAGTTCGAGCGGGAAGGTGCCTGCGCTGGTGGTAAGCTGGAAGATCAGCATCAGAATCGCGAGGAAACGACCCGGATTCTCCAGCCAAGTCACCAGTGCCTGAATGATGTACATGAAGCTTAGACTGGTAACAAAGCTGAACAAGAGGAACAATGGAACGCTCTGAACATCCAGACCCAATACGGACAAGACCAGCCATGAAGCAAGCAGGGACTGTACAGCACTCATGAGCGTGAAGGACAGCGTTTTACTCACAAAACGATTCCAGCCACTTGCTTCGCTAACTGTGCTGCCACGTGTGGGTACAACCAGTGTGGCAATCAAGGCCCCGACAAATAGCCCAAGTGACAGGAAGTATGGCGAGAATCCTGTACCATAGTTGGGTACCTCATTATATTTATGCTCATCGACCTGAACAGGCTCTGCATACATGGTTACGAGTTCATCGGTCTTTTTTACACTACCCGTCTGCTCAGCCGCTTCATTCAACTTGGTGGCAAGTTCGCCAGAGCCGTCTGTTAGCTTAAGGGTACCTTCTTTTAACTGACCAGCACCTTCATCCAGCTTATGTGAGCCATCTGCAAGGGTTGAGATTCCGTCTGTAAGCTGGCTTACACCCGCAACCAACTTGCCTGCACCAGCATTCAATTGACCTGAACCATCCGCAAGTTTAGTTCCTCCAGCGGTTGCTTCGGATAATTTAGAATTGAACTGTTGTAGACCAGTCGCAAGCTTTTCTTGTCCGGCAGATAATTGCGTGGCTCCTTGTACCAGTTGTTGTTCACCCTGTACCAACTGGCTGCTGCCTTGATGCAGTTGTTGCTGTGCAGCATGCAGGTTTTGACTGCCAGCGACCAATTGCTGCCCGCCCTGATACACTTGTTCGCTGCCAGTGGCAACGGCCTGACTTGCTGCCAGCAATTGCTGAACAGCAGGGCTCGCGGCAAGCTCGGGACTCGCTTCGGCTAATTGGGCAAGACCTTGCGCAACGGCCTTAGCACCTTCACTCACTTTGCTACTGCCTTCGACTGAGGTTTGCAATCCGGCTGCCAGTTTCGCACTTCCTTGCTCGGAAGCCGCGAGTCCTGCATCCAACTTGGCCGCGCCTTCCTGAGCGGATTGAATACCTGCCTGTAACTGTTTGCCACCTGCTTCAGCCTGCAATGCACCGTTACCCAGCTTCGTGCCTGCTGCCGCCAATTGGGATAATCCATCGGACAGAGAGTTGGCTCCTGCATGAAGCGTGCCGATTCCTTGTGCCAAGGTAGCTGTACCCTCTTTTAACGGTGCCACACCTGTTTCCAGTTTGTCGGTTCCATCCGCCAGTTTGGACAGGTTCTTTTTCAATGTGGCAGCACCATTATCCAGCTTGGCTGCGCCCTCGTTGATCTTGCCAGCACCATCTCCGGCATCTGATAAACCGCTAGAGATCTTCTCCACCTGATCCAATAGCGTTTCGGTATACGATTCTGTGACTTTGGCAGCGACTTTGGAGCGAATTTGTTTGACCGCCGTGCCGCCAATCTGACCCGCGAGAAAGTTGTATCCTTCATTGGGTTCGTAGATCAGGTCGGCCGGCTCGGGGTGCTCATCCATCAGGGTTGTTGCTTTGGTGGAAAAGTCCTCCGGAATCACAATCGTCATGTAATACTTGTCGTCTTCCATACCTTGCTCCGCTTGTTCCCGTGTCACGAATTGCCAATCGAAATCGTTGCTTTTTTTCAATTCATCGACCAGATTCTGACCGACTTCCAGCGATTTGTCATTGTAGGTTGCGCCCTGATCCGTGTTGACCACTGCCACAGGTAACTCATTCATTTTGCCATAGGGGTCCCAGAATGCATTCAGGAACAGGCCGCTATACAGCACCGGAATGAACAGTACAACGAGAATCGGAATAAATACTTTTGGTTTCTTAAAGGCGGACTTCAGATCCTGCCCAAATACGTGGAATGATTTCATCATGTTCTCTCCCTATCCATACGCTAATCCGTTTGTTCTATCTCTATTATGTGTTGAAACTAGGGGCATACCTTTCTCTAGATGGGGGATAAGCCACTCTTGAGAAAGAGGGCCACAAAATCCTTGATCTGATCCTTATGCAGCGTAGGATGCGTTTTGTTCCAATCCGAGGTTAAGGTGACATACAGCTTCAACAGGACAAAAGAAACCAGCTTGGGATCATCCCTCCGAATCTGCTCTAACTCCATGGCACGGCTGACCTGACGCTCCAGATATTCGAGAATGGCTGTCTCCACTTTTTGCAAACCTTCCTTGGCTTGCGGTGTACCGAACTCGTTAACCTCCTGAAAGAGCTTGATTAACAGCTCATGTTCCTCCCGATACTCCAGCAAAGAATCCATACTCATATGCACGTTATCCAGAAAGGAGTTCTCTTCCTTCACGGTCCGCTCCGTAATCTGTCTCATATCCGCAATGATCGAGCGCAGAATCTCGCTAAACAGTTCTTCTTTATTATCGAAAAAAGTATAGATCGTTCCCTTGCCCACATTGGCAAGTCTCGCAACCTGCTCCATCGTTGTGGCCTTGTAGCCAAACAGGGCAAAGGATTTTTCGGCAGAATCCATCACCTGTTGCCTTCGATCTATCGTTTTCATCACATATACACCTCCTTGTAGGTTGAAAGGATAATGGGTAAGGTAAACCCTATTTTTTTGACCGATTTACTATTATGGTCAGTTGGTCGTTAACAACTGTAGCACTTGAGCAGGGAAGGTGGATGTGATCTTTGTCATAAACGGATAGGACAGGTGCGAATGTGATGCTCACATGAAAACCCTGGGGGATTCGCACCTCAGAATTTGTCGAAATGGGCAAAATTGTTACCTTAAGGCAACATGTAGGCATAATTTGATTGAATAATGATATGGAAAGTCATAGAATAATAGTGAAAAAACGTGTTTTTGATGGGTCAAATCGTTAAAATACGTACTTTTTCGCTGTCGCACTCCGTATGGAGTGCGTGGATTGAAATCCCCTTACGCCGCGCTGAATAGCTGTGCGATGTAGTCGCACTCCGTATGGAGTGCGTGGATTGAAATCCGGTAGGTCGAACTCTACCATGTCACCCGGTCTTAGTCGCACTCCGTATGGAGTGCGTGGATTGAAATAACCGGGATGTACTTTGCACGACACGGATCGGGCAGTCGCACTCCGTATGGAGTGCGTGGATTGAAATTGGTGGATCTACCCATGACTCTCAATGACCGCGAGTCGCACTCCGTATGGAGTGCGTGGATTGAAATCGCTCCTGGGGTAAAGGCCACAGCATCGGATCGGGTCGCACTCCGTATGGAGTGCGTGGATTGAAATTTCTGGGACATGTTCCTGTGGACCCAGGGTGTGAAGTCGCACTCCGTATGGAGTGCGT
This Paenibacillus xylanexedens DNA region includes the following protein-coding sequences:
- a CDS encoding YhgE/Pip domain-containing protein; amino-acid sequence: MKSFHVFGQDLKSAFKKPKVFIPILVVLFIPVLYSGLFLNAFWDPYGKMNELPVAVVNTDQGATYNDKSLEVGQNLVDELKKSNDFDWQFVTREQAEQGMEDDKYYMTIVIPEDFSTKATTLMDEHPEPADLIYEPNEGYNFLAGQIGGTAVKQIRSKVAAKVTESYTETLLDQVEKISSGLSDAGDGAGKINEGAAKLDNGAATLKKNLSKLADGTDKLETGVAPLKEGTATLAQGIGTLHAGANSLSDGLSQLAAAGTKLGNGALQAEAGGKQLQAGIQSAQEGAAKLDAGLAASEQGSAKLAAGLQTSVEGSSKVSEGAKAVAQGLAQLAEASPELAASPAVQQLLAASQAVATGSEQVYQGGQQLVAGSQNLHAAQQQLHQGSSQLVQGEQQLVQGATQLSAGQEKLATGLQQFNSKLSEATAGGTKLADGSGQLNAGAGKLVAGVSQLTDGISTLADGSHKLDEGAGQLKEGTLKLTDGSGELATKLNEAAEQTGSVKKTDELVTMYAEPVQVDEHKYNEVPNYGTGFSPYFLSLGLFVGALIATLVVPTRGSTVSEASGWNRFVSKTLSFTLMSAVQSLLASWLVLSVLGLDVQSVPLFLLFSFVTSLSFMYIIQALVTWLENPGRFLAILMLIFQLTTSAGTFPLELIPNWLKVFNPWLPMTYSVTGYKAVISSGQFGVTWDQIGILCIFAVMGLGGTLTYFLMHHTTENANVSSEVALHL
- a CDS encoding TetR/AcrR family transcriptional regulator — encoded protein: MKTIDRRQQVMDSAEKSFALFGYKATTMEQVARLANVGKGTIYTFFDNKEELFSEILRSIIADMRQITERTVKEENSFLDNVHMSMDSLLEYREEHELLIKLFQEVNEFGTPQAKEGLQKVETAILEYLERQVSRAMELEQIRRDDPKLVSFVLLKLYVTLTSDWNKTHPTLHKDQIKDFVALFLKSGLSPI